AGGGCCGCCGGCACTTGGCCAATCAGTTGAATAATGAAGAAAACTGCGAAAAACGCAGTTAGCCCACGCAACGCATCGTCCAGCCGGAACAGAACCAATGGTTCGATGTGAACCGACTTTCCGGTCTTGCCATGACCGCGACGAGTCTCCCTGAGGAAAATGCAGGCAAGCAGGAACGCGACCCCGTTGAGAAGGGCAGCGGCGACAAACGGAGCATGAGCAGAAATACCGCCGAGCATGCCACCAAGAGCTGGCCCGGCAATCATGCCCGTACCATAGCAGGCCCCCATGTAGCCGAACCACCGTGCGCGCGAACCTTCCCCCGTCGAATCGGCAATGGTTGAGGCAGCTACGGCTCCGGTTGCTCCCGTGACGCCGGAGACGAGTCGGCCGATATAAAGCACCCACAGGACCGGCGCAGATGCCATGATCGTGTAATCGACTGCGGCTCCCGCGAGAGAAGCCAGAAGCACCGGACGCCGACCGTAAGCATCCGAAAGTTGTCCAAGCAGGGGCGCGAAGACGACCTGCATCAACGCATAGAGCGACAGCAAGGCACCATAGTGACCAGCGACCTGCTCCGTCGGCACAAGCTCGCGCAGAAGCGCCGGAAGGACCGGCATGATGAGGCCGAGACCCATGGCGTCGAGACCCACGATCAGCAGGGCAATGATGGCAGAGCTGTGCACCTGAAACTCCAGTGCCGCTCAAGCGCGAGCGACTTTATCAACGATAAGGATATGGACATAGAACTTATCGGTGATAAATTGTCAAGCGTTGACGAAGGAGCATGAATGACCAAACTGGACAAGGGCACCGTGATCGCGACGGCGCTGGAACTGCTGAACGAGGTTGGCATGGACAACCTGACGACGCGAAAGCTCGCTGAACGCCTCAAGGTTCAGCAGCCAGCGCTTTACTGGCATTTCCAAAACAAGCGTGCGCTGCTTGACGCACTGGCCGAGGCGATGCTGACGGAACGCCACACTCGATCCCTACCCAAGGAAAACGAGGACTGGCGGGTGTACCTGAAAGAAAACGCCCTGAGTTTCAGAATGGCGTTGCTCTCTTATCGCGACGGCGCGCGTATCCATGCGGGAACTCGACCGACAGAACCGAATTTTGGCACCGCCGAGGCACAAATACGCTTTCTCTGCACGGCGGGCTTTAGTCCGAAGCATGCCGTTTGGACGCTTTTGGCGGTCAGCAACTATGTAGTCGGTTCCGTTCTCGAACAGCAGGCATCTGATGCGGATGAGAGAATTTCGGACAGGTCAGATGTATCCGAGCAAGCACCATCGTCCTTCCTACACGGTCTGTTTCACGAGTTGGAAACAGACAGCATGGATGCTGCGTTCAACTTTGGACTCGACAGCCTCATCGCCGGTTTCGAGCGGCTGCGTTCATGTACAACAAATTAGGATCAGGACCTACTAATTTGGGTTGAGGCATGACTCACGGTCTCGCTAGATGGAGGGAGTCGATGACCGGAACCAACACGCTGACCACATACTTTATTTCGCGAAAGCAAGAGCGTGCAACCAGGTGAAAATGCCAAGCGAACAGCAATGCCTGCCTCGGGAGAGCAGCGACGGCAATTGCGTGCAATAAGGCTTCTGACGTAAGCTCAGCATCATCCCCTAGTCTAGCATCATATTAGCTTGGTGATGGACTTCTCAGATAGCCGATGATCAGCCTGCGGCACTGGCCGATCAGCCCATCGGCGCCGACCCTGACGGGATGCCGCTGGATCGCCCGGTGCGCGACCGTTTCCAGCACCGTCTCGATCATGGTGGCCGCATCCGCAAGGTCGAGATCGGGCGAGATTTCCTGCCGATGTCGCTCCAGTTCCGTCTCGATCACCTTCGCCATCCCGCGGCTGATGGCGCGCGTCTTCTCCTCGCGGCCGATACGCGGTGCGAGATCGTTCAACGCGCGATGCATTTCCGGCTCATGCGGATGGGAAACGAGCGCGAACCCGATCATCGCATCCACGGTATCCGCCAGCTTCTTCCCCGGCCGCGCCCGGACCATCGCGGTGAAGCGCGCGAGGACCTCGTCGCTGTAGTGATCGACGACGGCGGCCGCGAGCGCCTGCTTGTTGGGGAAATACTGGTAGAGCGAACCGATGCTCACGCCGGCGCGCTCCGCGACCCGCGCCGTCGTGAGGTTCACGAACCCCTGCTCCGTCAAAAGCTGAGCGGTGGCGACGATGATCGCCTCCACGGTGGCCTGAGCGCGCGCCTGCCGGGGGATTTTTCGTGGGTTTACATTCACTTGTGCGGTGCCGGGCATCGGTCGTCCGAATGCGAATACAAAATGTGATGGATTCGTCACATATTTAGGCCATCGGTCAAACGAGATCAAGGGAGCTTCCCATGAACCGGACCAAGGCCACGATCGCCATCAGCATCGCGTTGTCCATCGTGGCGACGACGCTCATCCTGCCCATCTTGGCTCCTCTCATCCGGGAGTTGCATCTTTCCGTCGTTCAGGGCGGATTGATGCTTTCGATCGGCTCGGTCGCCATGGTGGTCGCGGCTCCCTTGTGGGGCATCGTCAGCGATCGCTACGGGCGCAAGAAAACCATCGTCGCCGGCTTTCTCGGCGTCTTCGCGGGCTACGCGGTCTATACGTTGGTCGTGGTCGGCGGTCTTTCGGGTGCCATGTCCGTGACCGCCATCTTCCTCGCGCTCACGGCGTCGCGCGCCTTCGTCGGCGCTTTCCTGTCTGCGGTGCCGTCGGGCGCCCAGGCGTTGATGGCGGATATCACGAGCCCGTCCGAGCGGGCCGGAGGCATGGCCATCATAGGAGGCGCAACCGGTCTCGGCCTGATTGTCGGTCCCGCCGTGAGCGGCGTCCTCGTGGCCGGCGGCATCACGTGGCCGCTCTATGCGGCGACTGCGCTCTGTGCCTCCGGCGCGCTCGTGGCCCTGTTCTTCCTGAAGGCTTCGCCTGCGGCTTCGCCGGTCCGTCCGCAGCGGACAAGCCTGTTCTCCGCCGCCCTGCAACCCTGGCTCATTGCCGGCATCCTGCTTTGGGTCGCGATCGCGACCGTGCAGATCAGCGCAGGGTTCTATTTCCAGGACAGGCTCAATCTGGACGGAGAGACCGCCGCAGGGATGCTCTCTGTCGCGCTCACCCTCGTTGGAATTGCGATGTTCGTCGTGCAGTTCCTGCAGGTCAGGATCATGGGATTCACGCCGCGTGCTCTCGTGCTTTCCGGAGCGGGTAGCTGGATCGCAGGGCTGCTTCTCCTCCTGTCGACGGCGAACGCATCGGCATACTATCTCGCCTACACGCTGCTGGGGCTTGGAGCCGGATTCCTCCTGCCGGGGATCATGGCCGGGGCATCTTTGGCCGTCGACCATGACGATCAGGGGGTGGCGGCGGGCCTCGTCTCCGCTTCGCAGGGCATCGGTTTCATCATCGGTCCGGCCGCCAGCACCATGCTTTATGAATGGAACGAGACCTTGCCGTTCTGGTCGCTCGCCGGGCTGATGGTCGTTCTCATCCTGACGTTCGCCTTCATTCCGGTGCATGGTGCCCCATTTCCTAACACTTCGGCTACCGGAGGCGCAGATGTCTGATACCCTCAATCGCCAGCTCGTCCTCATCGCGCGTCCGGACGCGAATGTCGGCCCCGAGCATTTCGAGATGCGCCGTTCGACCGTGCCGGCGCTCGAAACGGGTCAGGCGCTGGTGCGCGTGCACTGGCTGGGAATCGACGCCACCCAGCGGACATGGCTCAATGAGCGTGAGACCTATACGTCTCCCGCCCGTATCGGCAGCGTCATGCCGGGAAGCGGCGTCGGGCAGGTCGTCGCCAGCAGAAGCGAGCTTTTCAAGGTCGGCGACTGGGTCGTCGGCGAGACGGGCTGGCAGGACTACGCTCTGGCTGCCGGCGAGGGACTCCACGGGTTCACCCGCATTCCCGAAGGGATTGAACCGAGAGCGATGCTGAGCGTCTTCGGCGTCAACGGGCTGACCGCTTATTTCGGGATGACGGAAATCGCAAAGCCGCTCGAAGGCGAGACCGTCTTCGTCAGCGCCGCCGCCGGCGGCGTCGGGTCGATCGCAGGCCAGATCGCCCGCAAGCTGGGTGCGCGCGTCATCGGTTCCGCCGGTGGGGAACGCAAATGCGCCTGGGCCCGCGACGTCGCGCGATTCGACGCCTGCATCGACTATCGCGCGGAAGACATGCGCGAGAGGCTCGGCGCACTGGCGCCCGACGACATCGACGTGGTGTTCGACAATGTCGGCGGCGCGACGCTGGAAGCCGCACTCGACCATATCGCGCCGCATGCGCGCGTCGTCCTGTGCGGCAGCATTTCCTCCGGCTACCGCAATGACGCCTACGGCCGCGGCCCGTCGAACTACATGCAGCTCGCATTCAAACGCGCGCGCATGGAAGGCTTCATCTTCCTCGATTTCGTGGCGCAGTTTCCGCAGGCGCTCTACCGGATGCTGGCCTGGGTTCAGGCCGGCGACATCCGCTACGAGGAGACGATCAGCCCCGGTCTCGAAACGGCACCCACCGCGCTCGCCGGCCTGTTCGAAGGACGCAATCTCGGGAAGCAGCTCGTGCAGGTGTGCTCCTCACAATCCGACTGATCACAGGAGAAAGCTGCATGAACATCCTTATACTCGGCGCTGCCGGCGCCACTGGACGGCTATGCGTGGACGAATGCCTCGCCCGCGGGCATAAGGTCGGAGCATTCGTTCACAACTCGGCGCTGCGAAACGCGGGAGAGCGGCTGGAGACGGTGCGCGGAGACCTCAGAAACCGAGCCGACATAGCAATTGCGCTTGAAGGCAGGGACGCCGTTGTCTCGACCTCGATGCAGTCGATTGACGCCGGCAGTGGCGCGCTCGACAAAGAGGTGTCCGGCCTCTGTGAACCGGGCACCTGCCGATCGCCGCCGCATCAGTCACGTTCTCAGCAGTCTCGCTGCGTCCGGCCGTGGGCGCAGTAGCATGGCTTCCTTGGATTGATGACGCATCGGATAGCCCTCACGCTATGTTGCCAGCTGTCACATATGTAACTTGCATAATGGAAGTCACATCGTTATGAATGTGTGATGCAGCGAACAAGCTTTCTGTCATTCGAGTGTCCCGCAGCCCGAGCGCTGGAAAGCGTCGGTGACTGGTGGAGCATC
The nucleotide sequence above comes from Desulfovibrio aminophilus. Encoded proteins:
- the tet(G) gene encoding tetracycline efflux MFS transporter Tet(G), whose product is MHSSAIIALLIVGLDAMGLGLIMPVLPALLRELVPTEQVAGHYGALLSLYALMQVVFAPLLGQLSDAYGRRPVLLASLAGAAVDYTIMASAPVLWVLYIGRLVSGVTGATGAVAASTIADSTGEGSRARWFGYMGACYGTGMIAGPALGGMLGGISAHAPFVAAALLNGVAFLLACIFLRETRRGHGKTGKSVHIEPLVLFRLDDALRGLTAFFAVFFIIQLIGQVPAALWVIYGEDRFQWNTTTVGFSLAAFGATHAIFQAFVTGPLSSRLGERRTLLFGMAADATGFILLAFVTQGWMVFPVLLLLAAGGVGMPALQAMLSNNVSNNKQGALQGTLTSLTNLSAIAGPLGFTALYSATAGAWNGWVWIVGAFLYVMCLPMLRRPFATSS
- a CDS encoding TetR/AcrR family transcriptional regulator — its product is MPGTAQVNVNPRKIPRQARAQATVEAIIVATAQLLTEQGFVNLTTARVAERAGVSIGSLYQYFPNKQALAAAVVDHYSDEVLARFTAMVRARPGKKLADTVDAMIGFALVSHPHEPEMHRALNDLAPRIGREEKTRAISRGMAKVIETELERHRQEISPDLDLADAATMIETVLETVAHRAIQRHPVRVGADGLIGQCRRLIIGYLRSPSPS
- a CDS encoding NADP-dependent oxidoreductase, yielding MSDTLNRQLVLIARPDANVGPEHFEMRRSTVPALETGQALVRVHWLGIDATQRTWLNERETYTSPARIGSVMPGSGVGQVVASRSELFKVGDWVVGETGWQDYALAAGEGLHGFTRIPEGIEPRAMLSVFGVNGLTAYFGMTEIAKPLEGETVFVSAAAGGVGSIAGQIARKLGARVIGSAGGERKCAWARDVARFDACIDYRAEDMRERLGALAPDDIDVVFDNVGGATLEAALDHIAPHARVVLCGSISSGYRNDAYGRGPSNYMQLAFKRARMEGFIFLDFVAQFPQALYRMLAWVQAGDIRYEETISPGLETAPTALAGLFEGRNLGKQLVQVCSSQSD
- a CDS encoding MFS transporter; protein product: MNRTKATIAISIALSIVATTLILPILAPLIRELHLSVVQGGLMLSIGSVAMVVAAPLWGIVSDRYGRKKTIVAGFLGVFAGYAVYTLVVVGGLSGAMSVTAIFLALTASRAFVGAFLSAVPSGAQALMADITSPSERAGGMAIIGGATGLGLIVGPAVSGVLVAGGITWPLYAATALCASGALVALFFLKASPAASPVRPQRTSLFSAALQPWLIAGILLWVAIATVQISAGFYFQDRLNLDGETAAGMLSVALTLVGIAMFVVQFLQVRIMGFTPRALVLSGAGSWIAGLLLLLSTANASAYYLAYTLLGLGAGFLLPGIMAGASLAVDHDDQGVAAGLVSASQGIGFIIGPAASTMLYEWNETLPFWSLAGLMVVLILTFAFIPVHGAPFPNTSATGGADV
- the tetR gene encoding tetracycline resistance transcriptional repressor TetR encodes the protein MTKLDKGTVIATALELLNEVGMDNLTTRKLAERLKVQQPALYWHFQNKRALLDALAEAMLTERHTRSLPKENEDWRVYLKENALSFRMALLSYRDGARIHAGTRPTEPNFGTAEAQIRFLCTAGFSPKHAVWTLLAVSNYVVGSVLEQQASDADERISDRSDVSEQAPSSFLHGLFHELETDSMDAAFNFGLDSLIAGFERLRSCTTN
- a CDS encoding NAD(P)H-binding protein, with translation MNILILGAAGATGRLCVDECLARGHKVGAFVHNSALRNAGERLETVRGDLRNRADIAIALEGRDAVVSTSMQSIDAGSGALDKEVSGLCEPGTCRSPPHQSRSQQSRCVRPWAQ